In a genomic window of Zingiber officinale cultivar Zhangliang chromosome 9B, Zo_v1.1, whole genome shotgun sequence:
- the LOC122025034 gene encoding remorin-like, which yields MAEEKAAAAALEEATSEAAPPVPETVKDVEEEKAAIVPAPEEKPDVSKPLADVLKIEEPSADYGSTDRGATLARVLTEKRLSLIKAWEENEKVKTENKAVQKIADIVAWENSKKAGVEAAHKKKEEELEKKKAQYAEKVKNKIASIHKEAEAKKANVEVKRGEEVLKTEETAGKYRSAGFAPKRIWGFLGG from the exons ATGGCGGAGgagaaggcggcggcggcggcgctggAGGAAGCGACTTCGGAGGCGGCTCCGCCGGTGCCAGAAACGGTGAAGGACGTCGAGGAGGAGAAGGCGGCCATCGTGCCGGCGCCGGAGGAGAAGCCAGACGTCTCCAAGCCCCTCGCTGACGTTCTAA AGATTGAGGAACCTTCAGCGGACTATGGGTCAACTGACAGAG GTGCCACCCTTGCAAGGGTGCTGACGGAGAAGAGATTGTCTTTGATCAAGGCATGGGAGGAAAATGAGAAGGTCAAAACAGAAAATAA GGCTGTCCAGAAGATAGCAGATATTGTTGCCTGGGAGAACTCAAAGAAGGCAGGAGTAGAAGCTGCGCATAAAAAGAAAGAG GAAGAACTGGAGAAAAAAAAGGCTCAATATGCAGAGAAAGTGAAAAACAAAATTGCCTCGATCCACAAAGAAGCAGAAGCGAAGAAGGCGAATGTCGAGGTTAAGCGAGGCGAAGAAGTGCTAAAGACAGAGGAGACGGCAGGGAAGTATCGCTCGGCCGGGTTCGCTCCGAAGAGGATATGGGGATTTTTGGGGGGCTGA